A stretch of the Polyangiaceae bacterium genome encodes the following:
- a CDS encoding RNA polymerase sigma factor, whose protein sequence is MKDSGGGDMDGGRMDAEALFRRHAAWTARYVTQLGFRGQDVEDIVQETFLVAHRRGGFVEGPAKPTTWLAQIALRVGMAQRRSSRRAPVADEASVEQAPSSSADPLSGAMSSQALVNTQRALDALPIEQRALFVLFEIEGESCDALAEAFGVPVGTIYSRLHRARAEFLSEYRRLTADQKNRSAS, encoded by the coding sequence ATGAAGGATTCGGGCGGAGGCGACATGGACGGGGGCAGGATGGACGCCGAGGCGCTCTTCCGCCGCCACGCAGCGTGGACCGCCCGCTACGTGACGCAGCTCGGGTTTCGCGGCCAAGACGTGGAGGACATCGTGCAAGAGACCTTTCTGGTCGCCCATCGCCGCGGCGGGTTCGTGGAAGGACCCGCCAAGCCGACGACGTGGCTGGCGCAGATCGCCCTCCGGGTCGGCATGGCCCAGCGCCGGTCCAGCCGCCGCGCCCCGGTCGCCGACGAAGCGAGCGTCGAGCAGGCCCCGAGCTCGAGCGCCGACCCCCTCTCGGGGGCGATGAGCAGCCAGGCCCTGGTCAACACGCAGCGCGCCCTGGACGCCCTGCCCATCGAGCAGCGCGCGCTGTTCGTGCTGTTCGAGATCGAGGGCGAGAGCTGCGACGCGCTCGCCGAGGCCTTCGGCGTGCCGGTCGGCACCATCTACTCGCGCTTGCACCGCGCTCGGGCCGAGTTCCTCTCGGAGTACCGCCGACTCACCGCCGACCAGAAGAACAGGAGCGCCTCATGA
- the ybeY gene encoding rRNA maturation RNase YbeY, with the protein MLGALGLADAELSVLLTDDSTIRELNREWRDKDKPTDVLAFPIDERAARDAHERANGGRDLVLGDVVISLDTALCQARARKRVLYEEVRFLLAHGLLHLIGFDHATPEEKREMVSLTRRLVRAASAPASPKRVARGARPAAGRGRKSRSARVR; encoded by the coding sequence ATGCTCGGCGCCCTGGGTCTCGCCGACGCCGAGCTCAGCGTGCTGCTCACCGACGACTCGACCATCCGCGAGCTGAACCGCGAGTGGCGCGACAAGGACAAGCCGACCGACGTGCTCGCCTTCCCCATCGACGAGCGCGCGGCGCGCGACGCTCACGAGCGCGCGAACGGCGGTCGCGATCTGGTGCTCGGTGACGTGGTGATCTCGCTCGACACGGCGCTCTGCCAGGCCCGCGCGCGCAAGCGCGTGCTGTACGAGGAGGTGCGCTTCCTGCTCGCGCACGGTCTCTTGCACTTGATCGGCTTCGACCACGCGACGCCGGAAGAGAAGCGCGAGATGGTCAGCCTGACGCGCCGCCTGGTACGCGCCGCGAGCGCACCGGCGAGCCCGAAGCGCGTCGCCAGAGGAGCGCGCCCAGCGGCGGGTCGAGGTCGAAAATCGCGCTCCGCCCGGGTGCGGTGA
- a CDS encoding HU family DNA-binding protein, translated as MAGKRLTKAQVVGEVAGATELDKKSVNRVFEALQELIRKQLSSRGPGEFVVPGLVKLRVVKKPATKERQGINPFTKEPITIPAKPASKKVRATALKALKDLVQ; from the coding sequence ATGGCTGGCAAGAGGCTGACGAAGGCTCAGGTGGTTGGTGAGGTCGCTGGCGCGACCGAGTTGGACAAGAAGAGCGTGAACCGCGTGTTCGAGGCGTTGCAGGAGCTCATCCGCAAGCAGCTGTCGAGCCGTGGTCCGGGCGAGTTCGTGGTGCCGGGGCTGGTGAAGCTCCGCGTGGTGAAGAAGCCCGCGACGAAAGAGCGTCAGGGCATCAACCCCTTCACCAAGGAGCCGATCACGATTCCGGCGAAGCCGGCGAGCAAGAAGGTCCGCGCGACCGCCCTCAAGGCGCTCAAGGATCTGGTTCAGTGA
- a CDS encoding DUF523 domain-containing protein: MRLAHHPDLPLPLRVPTAAEPLRVLVSGCLAGLPCGVNGTDYGLGAVLRELLALDVVKAIPFCPEESGMGTPRTMPDIHGGDGFDVVDGRARVLDEHGSDLTEQMRLGARNMLEHAQAHAVELAIVTDMSAACGSQVISRGCRLVERREFVAGVGVASALLLRAGIPIVSQRDHRTLGRIRAHLDPRFVPDASAIDHHETDWYRSYFER, encoded by the coding sequence ATGCGCCTCGCCCATCACCCTGACCTTCCCCTGCCGCTGCGCGTGCCGACCGCGGCAGAGCCGCTGCGCGTCCTGGTCAGTGGCTGCCTGGCTGGCCTCCCGTGCGGCGTGAACGGCACCGACTACGGTTTGGGCGCGGTGCTCCGCGAGCTCCTGGCGCTCGACGTCGTGAAGGCCATTCCGTTCTGCCCGGAGGAGAGCGGGATGGGCACTCCGCGGACCATGCCCGACATCCACGGGGGTGACGGCTTCGACGTCGTCGACGGGCGGGCGCGGGTCTTGGACGAGCACGGCTCGGATCTCACCGAGCAGATGCGGCTCGGGGCGCGCAACATGCTGGAGCACGCCCAAGCGCACGCGGTGGAGCTGGCGATCGTCACGGACATGAGCGCGGCGTGCGGAAGTCAGGTCATCTCCAGGGGCTGCCGATTGGTGGAGCGTCGCGAGTTCGTGGCCGGGGTCGGCGTCGCCTCGGCGCTGCTCTTGCGCGCCGGGATCCCGATCGTCAGTCAGCGGGACCACCGCACCCTGGGTCGCATTCGGGCACATCTCGACCCGCGCTTCGTGCCGGATGCCTCCGCCATCGACCACCACGAAACGGATTGGTACCGCTCGTACTTCGAACGCTGA
- the fsa gene encoding fructose-6-phosphate aldolase: MKFFIDTGDIGEIKEAWAMGAIDGVTTNPSLLAKAGLPMRKAIEQICEVVDGPISAEVLATDTQGILSEGRELAKIHKNIVVKVPLIVDGLKAVRVFKSEGVKTNVTLCFSATQALLAAKAGASYISPFVGRLDDLSEDGMDLIQQIVTIYDNYDFDTEVLVASVRHPIHVVQAALMGAHVATIPFKVITQLAKHPMTDMGLAKFLEDAKKIPQG; encoded by the coding sequence ATGAAGTTCTTCATCGACACCGGGGACATCGGCGAAATCAAGGAAGCCTGGGCCATGGGCGCCATCGACGGCGTGACCACCAACCCCTCGCTGCTCGCCAAGGCGGGTTTGCCGATGCGGAAGGCCATCGAGCAGATCTGCGAGGTCGTGGACGGCCCGATTTCCGCGGAAGTGCTGGCTACGGACACCCAGGGCATCCTGAGCGAGGGCCGGGAGCTGGCGAAGATCCACAAGAACATCGTCGTGAAGGTGCCGCTCATCGTGGACGGCCTGAAGGCTGTGCGGGTGTTCAAGTCCGAAGGCGTGAAGACCAACGTGACCCTGTGTTTCTCGGCGACCCAGGCGCTTTTGGCGGCAAAAGCCGGCGCTTCGTACATCTCGCCCTTCGTCGGCCGCCTCGACGACCTGAGCGAGGACGGCATGGACCTGATCCAGCAGATCGTCACCATCTACGACAACTACGACTTCGATACCGAGGTGCTCGTGGCCAGCGTGCGGCACCCGATCCACGTGGTGCAGGCGGCGCTGATGGGCGCGCACGTGGCGACCATCCCGTTCAAGGTCATCACGCAGCTCGCCAAGCACCCGATGACCGACATGGGTCTCGCCAAGTTCCTCGAGGACGCGAAGAAGATCCCGCAGGGCTGA
- a CDS encoding ATP-binding protein, with the protein MCGERTSQPTLYRAALGTACTTCLYESYNLLTQMLETTSRRQKHFATVDGGTVAALLDGHFDGLEAMDVVSAVREFPMYLRADLQRALDARFGEIGVECIGFRTRYSHETVDYASLLNRDHYPVLVAPLQYEDVHIGEHEPVRCVRQGLWLAEIGGLKCALIAVPAQKHGLTTGWHVEIAVPVGPAGEKFVRDTFRKLEEAIQASASYRGKVLSLESERQFSGMAAGNIVVHRLEPVAREEIILPTRTLELLERNVFNFLAQRRRMLEMRMPIKKGLLFYGPPGTGKTHTIRYLAGALKEHTTLLVTAEQCGIVAEYLALARLLSPAIVVIEDVDLIARERESLQTPAQESLLNRLLNEMDGLRETAEVLFILTTNHPESLEKALAGRPGRIDQALEFPLPDDEGRRRLVDLYRRELIVSADLVANIVQRTEGVSAAFIKELMRRSAQYAFERSADAAEATMDDVDRALQELLFEGGKLNRALLGAKLD; encoded by the coding sequence GTGTGCGGCGAACGGACGTCGCAGCCAACGCTGTACCGCGCGGCGCTTGGCACGGCCTGCACGACCTGCTTGTACGAGAGCTACAACCTGCTGACGCAGATGCTGGAAACGACGAGCCGGCGACAAAAGCACTTCGCGACCGTCGACGGGGGCACGGTCGCCGCGTTGCTCGACGGCCACTTCGACGGGCTTGAAGCGATGGACGTCGTCTCCGCGGTTCGCGAGTTCCCGATGTACCTCCGCGCAGATCTTCAGCGGGCGCTGGATGCTCGTTTCGGCGAGATCGGCGTCGAGTGCATCGGGTTTCGAACACGGTACAGCCACGAGACAGTCGACTACGCCAGCCTGCTGAACCGAGACCACTACCCAGTTCTCGTGGCTCCGTTGCAGTACGAGGACGTGCACATCGGGGAGCACGAACCCGTGCGCTGTGTGCGCCAAGGCCTGTGGCTCGCCGAGATCGGCGGGCTCAAGTGCGCGCTCATCGCGGTTCCCGCCCAAAAGCACGGCCTGACGACCGGCTGGCACGTGGAGATCGCCGTTCCAGTCGGCCCGGCAGGCGAAAAGTTCGTGCGAGACACGTTCCGCAAGCTGGAGGAAGCCATCCAGGCGTCGGCGTCCTACAGAGGAAAGGTGCTGTCGCTCGAGAGCGAGCGCCAGTTCTCGGGCATGGCTGCCGGGAACATCGTCGTTCATCGCCTCGAGCCGGTCGCCCGCGAAGAAATCATCCTTCCAACGCGCACGCTGGAGCTCCTGGAGCGCAACGTCTTCAACTTCCTGGCACAGCGGCGGCGCATGCTGGAAATGAGGATGCCCATCAAGAAGGGGCTCTTGTTCTACGGTCCCCCGGGCACCGGCAAGACCCACACCATCCGTTACCTGGCCGGCGCGTTGAAAGAACACACCACGCTGCTCGTCACGGCCGAGCAGTGTGGCATCGTCGCGGAATACTTGGCGCTCGCGCGGCTCCTGAGCCCCGCCATCGTGGTCATCGAAGACGTGGATCTGATCGCCCGCGAGCGCGAGAGCCTTCAGACGCCGGCGCAGGAAAGCCTGCTGAACCGCCTGCTCAACGAGATGGACGGCCTGCGCGAGACCGCCGAGGTGCTCTTCATCCTCACTACGAATCACCCCGAGTCCCTGGAAAAGGCACTCGCAGGTCGGCCCGGCCGCATCGACCAAGCGTTGGAGTTCCCGCTGCCGGACGACGAGGGGCGGCGCCGGCTGGTAGACCTCTACCGCCGCGAGCTCATCGTTTCGGCGGATCTGGTGGCGAACATCGTCCAGCGCACGGAGGGCGTCAGCGCCGCTTTCATCAAGGAGCTCATGCGTCGCTCCGCTCAGTACGCGTTCGAGCGATCCGCCGACGCGGCGGAGGCGACGATGGACGACGTCGATCGGGCGCTCCAGGAGCTGCTCTTCGAGGGTGGCAAGCTGAACAGAGCCTTGTTGGGCGCGAAGCTCGATTGA
- a CDS encoding serine/threonine protein phosphatase, whose translation MAGRTFAIGDIHGELGHLRKLMAKLPRLDTQDTLVFLGDYIDRGPHSKQVVEYVRYLPKMIQAKVVALRGNHEDAWLRVRRHRWPEFVRPPHHGCLPAYRSFINAPVAVTGQEPIAEEREAFESGRFFPRRIVEWLEKLPYWYEDAHAIYVHAGLPPGPNGDFLHPSQLPHPPVQLLWLRDEHFFRNYRGKRVVFGHTCTDLLPPELSQHTPDDPKDLWAGENVIGIDTGCGRDGFLTCVELPSLTVYESR comes from the coding sequence ATGGCCGGCCGAACCTTCGCCATCGGCGACATCCACGGAGAGCTCGGGCACCTGCGCAAGCTGATGGCCAAGCTACCGCGCCTCGACACCCAGGACACGCTGGTCTTTCTCGGCGACTACATCGACCGCGGCCCGCACTCCAAGCAGGTGGTCGAATACGTGCGCTACCTGCCCAAGATGATCCAGGCCAAGGTGGTCGCGTTGCGCGGCAACCACGAGGACGCCTGGCTGCGCGTTCGCAGGCACCGCTGGCCGGAGTTCGTGCGTCCGCCCCACCACGGCTGCCTGCCGGCGTACCGTTCTTTCATCAACGCACCGGTCGCCGTCACGGGTCAGGAGCCCATCGCCGAGGAGCGCGAGGCTTTCGAGAGCGGGCGCTTCTTCCCGCGGCGCATCGTCGAGTGGCTGGAGAAGCTGCCGTACTGGTACGAGGACGCGCACGCCATTTACGTCCACGCCGGGCTGCCGCCGGGTCCGAACGGCGACTTCCTGCACCCGAGCCAGCTGCCCCACCCGCCGGTGCAGCTCCTGTGGCTGCGGGACGAGCACTTCTTCCGCAACTACCGCGGCAAGCGCGTGGTGTTCGGCCACACCTGCACCGACCTGCTCCCGCCGGAGCTGTCGCAGCACACGCCGGACGACCCGAAGGACCTGTGGGCGGGTGAGAACGTGATCGGCATCGACACCGGCTGTGGAAGAGACGGCTTTCTCACCTGCGTGGAGCTGCCGTCGCTCACGGTGTACGAGTCGCGCTGA
- a CDS encoding DUF1569 domain-containing protein, whose protein sequence is MRATSFREVRALLEGLGDAPALAGPWSYSEVLQHCAQSIECSMQGYPKLRSGLFRATIGRIAKRKFLKQGHMSHDLAAAIPGAPALDPALPLEAARERLLTAMGRFEALAAEPKEHLAYGPCTKAEYERLHAMHVANHLGA, encoded by the coding sequence GTGAGGGCGACGTCGTTTCGTGAGGTCCGGGCGCTGCTCGAGGGGCTCGGGGACGCCCCGGCGCTCGCTGGGCCGTGGAGCTACTCCGAGGTGCTCCAGCACTGCGCGCAGAGCATCGAGTGCTCGATGCAGGGCTACCCGAAGCTCCGCTCCGGGCTGTTTCGCGCCACCATCGGCCGGATTGCCAAGCGGAAGTTCCTGAAGCAAGGGCACATGAGCCACGATCTCGCGGCCGCGATCCCAGGTGCCCCCGCGCTCGATCCGGCGCTGCCCCTCGAGGCTGCGCGCGAGCGCTTGCTCACCGCCATGGGGCGCTTCGAGGCTCTCGCCGCCGAGCCCAAGGAGCATCTGGCCTACGGCCCCTGCACCAAAGCGGAGTACGAACGGCTCCACGCCATGCACGTTGCCAATCATCTCGGAGCGTGA
- a CDS encoding M23 family metallopeptidase, whose protein sequence is MRGVVALVLACTACGADAAGGSTSNEPGNSGGAQSVSSGGAWATGGGKGKNPSSPSGGGAAGQAGESGTAGEAGAAGQSGAAGESGAAGAGGSEPSDPCAGLDYTGKCEGSVLVWCEEGALKKVDCAADGRKCGWQDANVGYNCLKPAPPPGSLGFGYPVGDKTTYPAGGWMVSQVLGNYLYSPPFVGGHLAEDVFNPNGPSANQPVYSVADGTVAFAGTNSSSYKNVVMIKHDLGNGTKICSFYGHLWPPVVSTGQSVKRGQKIAEVMDWAYFYGNENSHLHYALVTEAVCNQALGGSGALCGYDQTSGPNGISDLTNEPATYTSAGDACGSHKHANGYIAPSKFIKANHF, encoded by the coding sequence ATGCGTGGGGTCGTGGCTCTGGTCTTGGCGTGCACCGCCTGCGGTGCGGACGCGGCGGGCGGCTCGACGTCGAACGAGCCGGGCAACTCCGGCGGCGCCCAGAGCGTCAGCTCAGGCGGCGCTTGGGCCACCGGCGGCGGCAAGGGCAAGAACCCCTCGAGCCCGAGCGGCGGTGGTGCCGCGGGGCAGGCGGGTGAGAGCGGCACTGCGGGCGAGGCCGGCGCCGCGGGCCAGAGCGGCGCTGCGGGAGAGAGCGGCGCTGCGGGCGCCGGCGGCAGCGAGCCGAGCGATCCCTGCGCGGGCCTCGACTACACCGGCAAGTGCGAGGGCAGCGTGCTGGTGTGGTGCGAGGAGGGCGCGCTGAAGAAGGTCGACTGCGCCGCGGACGGGCGGAAGTGCGGCTGGCAAGACGCGAACGTCGGTTACAACTGCCTGAAGCCGGCGCCGCCGCCGGGGAGCTTGGGCTTCGGCTACCCGGTCGGCGACAAGACCACCTACCCGGCGGGCGGCTGGATGGTGTCGCAGGTGCTCGGCAACTACCTGTACTCGCCGCCCTTCGTCGGCGGGCATCTGGCGGAGGACGTCTTCAATCCGAACGGCCCGTCGGCGAACCAGCCGGTCTACTCGGTCGCGGACGGGACGGTGGCCTTCGCCGGCACGAACTCGAGCTCCTACAAGAACGTCGTGATGATCAAGCACGACCTGGGCAACGGCACGAAGATCTGCTCCTTCTACGGTCACCTGTGGCCACCCGTCGTGAGCACGGGGCAGAGCGTCAAGCGCGGGCAGAAGATCGCCGAGGTGATGGACTGGGCCTACTTCTACGGCAACGAGAACTCGCACCTGCACTACGCGCTGGTGACCGAGGCGGTCTGCAACCAGGCGCTCGGGGGCAGTGGCGCGCTCTGCGGCTACGACCAGACCAGCGGGCCGAACGGCATCTCGGACCTGACCAACGAACCGGCGACCTACACGTCCGCCGGCGACGCCTGCGGCTCCCACAAGCACGCGAACGGGTACATCGCGCCGAGCAAGTTCATCAAGGCGAATCACTTCTGA
- a CDS encoding transglutaminase, with protein MRRPSRSRWSLVLSALGVALKLVVSLAVLATPLLGVWAASSLAAYGGKATWLPILAGLLAFPLAPLGWDAWSEYRRKRRKDARERILTFGDRLLLRTFAINFVLLGLLLATRPSVAFTALSTRGDWMLDGQQGALADQTRKLLFGVAARLEWLYELSHENPFEKLAEDDSDAKPEPPPAPAPTPSPSPAPAPSGSPAPAERPASKPASWPLPAELHPLVRDFPAAEEGSFESVARFIKAREPEPRARLKALHDYVADRIAYDAVALADDAIPAQDAKSVFDAKKGVCAGYANLLKAMAKVTGDEVVVVVGDARTDVDEIGGGGHAWNAAKIDGTWYLLDPTWDSGHVKGRTFTKGYTTNYFMTPPEIFGVDHLPEEERWQLRHRPISRGEFMRQPMLRARFHAYGLALERPDRSQVTVGAELGIELRNPGGAFMLASMTAKGARDDELGEHCEVRPGPRIGVSCRFPRDGVYRVLLFAGPEEHGSFEHVGTFEAVSRR; from the coding sequence GTGCGCCGCCCGAGCCGCTCGCGTTGGTCGCTCGTCCTGTCGGCGCTGGGCGTCGCGCTCAAGCTCGTAGTCTCGCTCGCCGTGCTCGCGACGCCGCTCCTCGGCGTGTGGGCCGCGTCGTCCTTGGCTGCCTACGGTGGCAAGGCCACCTGGCTCCCCATCCTGGCCGGGCTCCTGGCGTTCCCCCTCGCGCCCCTCGGCTGGGATGCGTGGAGCGAGTACCGGCGCAAGCGGAGGAAGGACGCGCGCGAGCGCATCCTCACCTTCGGTGACCGGCTGCTCCTGCGCACGTTCGCCATCAATTTCGTGCTGCTCGGGTTGCTCCTGGCGACTCGGCCCAGCGTCGCGTTCACTGCGCTCTCGACCCGCGGCGATTGGATGCTCGACGGCCAGCAGGGCGCGCTCGCGGACCAGACGCGCAAGCTGCTCTTCGGCGTGGCCGCGAGGCTCGAGTGGTTGTACGAGCTGTCGCACGAGAACCCGTTCGAGAAGCTGGCGGAGGACGACTCCGACGCGAAGCCGGAGCCGCCACCCGCACCGGCGCCCACGCCGAGCCCCAGCCCGGCGCCGGCGCCCAGCGGCTCGCCCGCGCCGGCGGAGAGGCCCGCGTCGAAGCCCGCGAGCTGGCCGCTGCCGGCGGAGCTGCACCCGCTGGTCCGCGATTTCCCCGCGGCGGAGGAGGGCAGCTTCGAGTCGGTGGCGCGCTTCATCAAGGCGCGGGAGCCCGAGCCGCGCGCGCGCCTCAAGGCGTTGCACGACTACGTCGCCGACCGCATCGCGTACGACGCCGTCGCGCTGGCCGACGACGCCATTCCCGCTCAGGACGCCAAGTCCGTGTTCGACGCCAAGAAGGGCGTATGCGCCGGGTACGCCAACCTGCTCAAGGCCATGGCCAAGGTCACCGGAGACGAGGTGGTGGTCGTGGTCGGCGACGCACGCACGGACGTGGACGAGATCGGCGGCGGCGGTCACGCCTGGAACGCCGCGAAGATCGACGGCACATGGTACCTGCTCGACCCGACCTGGGACTCCGGTCACGTGAAGGGGCGAACGTTCACCAAGGGGTACACGACCAACTACTTCATGACGCCGCCGGAGATCTTCGGCGTGGACCACCTCCCCGAGGAAGAGCGCTGGCAGCTCCGGCACCGCCCCATCAGCCGCGGCGAGTTCATGCGCCAACCGATGTTGCGTGCGCGCTTCCACGCCTACGGCCTCGCGCTCGAGAGGCCGGACCGCTCCCAGGTCACGGTCGGCGCCGAGCTCGGGATCGAGCTCCGAAACCCAGGCGGCGCCTTCATGCTGGCGAGCATGACCGCGAAGGGCGCGCGCGACGACGAGCTCGGCGAGCACTGCGAGGTCCGCCCAGGGCCGCGTATCGGTGTGAGCTGCCGCTTCCCTCGGGACGGCGTGTACCGCGTGCTGCTGTTCGCCGGGCCGGAGGAGCACGGCAGCTTCGAGCACGTGGGCACGTTCGAGGCGGTGAGCAGGCGCTGA
- the lnt gene encoding apolipoprotein N-acyltransferase encodes MSPDKPARNWRAPAAAALGGVVFALSAPPTDFYPAVSIGLGLLFVSTQAVVRVRAVVLMAMIWATSAGLVGMRFVPSVIVRFTDLGFALGLLALFLLSVIQSGTWAIGLAIARVVERRTGLDSRAGFGLGTLIALSMVFVIAWTPAGLVSPWPVFVQLAELIGEKGVSFLIAVSAALFASPLVPYVARAAPEDRRPWLGPALGALLLALMAGHGALRMRQVRAAHAALPTMKLGVVQAAVEARLRWQPGAREQILARLRRLSVDSERGGAELTIWPEAAYPFVLDHAAGRMQRGRRAIVGGGVRGPVLFGLITTAPGGDAGHNATTVVSPEGLVQVPQAKMELLWFGETVPFGEHLPFLRKLFSRAGGLIPGKDVSLLSSGPARIGVLNCYEDTLPAVSRKIAKVGPNLLVNVTNDAWFGPTAEPELHLRLSALRAVETRLDLVRAVNLGVPAWIDASGAVRVRGSAEAESVMHVTPALSEAGPTVYVRFGDTPLWIALGLAMAEAYRRRRVSATRTP; translated from the coding sequence ATGAGCCCCGACAAGCCCGCGCGGAACTGGCGTGCGCCGGCCGCGGCAGCGCTCGGCGGCGTGGTCTTCGCGCTCTCGGCGCCGCCGACGGACTTCTACCCGGCGGTGTCGATCGGGCTCGGCTTGCTGTTCGTCTCGACCCAGGCCGTGGTGCGGGTGCGGGCGGTGGTGCTGATGGCGATGATCTGGGCCACCAGCGCCGGGCTCGTGGGCATGCGCTTCGTTCCCAGCGTCATCGTGCGCTTCACGGATCTCGGCTTCGCGCTGGGCCTGCTCGCGCTGTTCCTGCTCTCGGTCATCCAGTCGGGCACCTGGGCCATCGGCCTCGCCATCGCGCGAGTGGTCGAGCGCCGCACGGGCCTCGACTCGCGGGCGGGCTTCGGGCTCGGCACGCTGATCGCGCTCAGCATGGTGTTCGTGATCGCCTGGACCCCGGCGGGGCTGGTCTCGCCCTGGCCCGTGTTCGTGCAGCTCGCCGAGCTGATCGGTGAGAAGGGTGTGTCTTTCCTGATCGCGGTCTCGGCCGCGCTCTTCGCCTCGCCCCTCGTGCCGTACGTGGCCCGCGCCGCGCCGGAGGACCGCCGGCCCTGGCTCGGTCCGGCGCTCGGCGCGCTCTTGCTCGCGCTGATGGCGGGGCACGGCGCGCTGCGCATGCGCCAGGTGCGGGCCGCTCACGCGGCGCTCCCCACGATGAAGCTCGGAGTCGTCCAGGCCGCCGTCGAGGCGCGGCTGCGCTGGCAGCCCGGGGCGCGGGAGCAGATCTTGGCGCGCCTGCGCCGGCTCAGCGTGGACTCCGAGCGCGGCGGGGCCGAGCTCACGATCTGGCCGGAGGCGGCGTACCCCTTCGTGCTCGATCACGCCGCAGGACGCATGCAGCGCGGGCGTCGCGCCATCGTCGGCGGCGGCGTGCGCGGCCCGGTGTTGTTCGGGCTGATCACCACCGCACCGGGGGGCGATGCCGGACACAATGCCACGACCGTGGTCAGCCCCGAGGGTCTGGTCCAGGTCCCGCAGGCGAAGATGGAGCTCCTGTGGTTCGGCGAGACGGTGCCCTTCGGCGAGCACCTGCCGTTCTTGCGCAAGCTGTTCTCGCGGGCCGGCGGGCTCATCCCGGGCAAGGACGTGTCGCTGCTGTCGAGCGGCCCGGCGCGCATCGGCGTCCTGAACTGCTACGAGGACACGCTGCCGGCGGTGAGCCGGAAGATCGCCAAGGTCGGCCCCAACCTCCTGGTGAACGTCACCAACGACGCCTGGTTCGGTCCGACGGCGGAGCCGGAGCTGCACCTGCGCCTGTCCGCGCTGCGGGCCGTCGAGACGCGCCTCGACCTGGTGCGCGCGGTGAACCTGGGCGTGCCGGCCTGGATCGACGCGAGCGGCGCCGTGCGGGTGCGCGGCTCCGCCGAGGCCGAGAGCGTGATGCACGTCACCCCCGCGCTGAGCGAGGCCGGTCCGACCGTGTACGTGCGCTTCGGCGACACGCCGCTCTGGATCGCGCTCGGGCTGGCCATGGCCGAGGCGTACCGCCGGCGCCGCGTCAGCGCGACTCGTACACCGTGA